Within the Beduinella massiliensis genome, the region TCCGGCTCACTCTGCTCTTTTTGCAAAATAGCAGCCAGCGTGGAGTCCGGCTCGATCGTCGGCCCCGGCAGGGCCTTTACGGTCAGGTCGTTCTGTGTCTTTACCCAATCCTCAAAGCGCTCCTGCACGGTAGGCAGCGGTTCAAGCGGCGCGCTCGCCTGTGCGCAGACGATCAGCAGCAGCATCCCCGCCGCGATCAGCGCCGGAGGACGGGGGTTGAAGTGCACGCCCGGCTTGGGCAATTCAAAATGCCGCTTGGGCAGGCTCTGCGTCTCGCGCCTCTTTGACAGGCGCCGCCGGTTCTGCGGCTCCTCTCTGTCTTCTTCCTGCGCGGACGCCGGTTCCTCTCGTGCGGCATCGTACCGGCGGCGGCGCGGCGTACGATCCAGTCGATCCAAGTGCGTTTCCTCCAGATTATCGGCGTCCGATGGCCGGTACGCCCAATTTTTTTGTTTCAGCGCAATGGCCCCGCAGGGCGGCAATGCACGGTTTCAGCCTATGGACAGAAAAATCCGTGTTTATCATAATAGAGGCGACCTGCCAAATTGTCAATACGCCCGCTCTTCCTCCCGTCTCTGCTGCACAGAAGTTTGGTGGAGTGATCCTGTCGAATAATGACGTTTTTACAAGATAAAATGGATTGCAATGCCCATATTTTTGCTCATTTTCCTTGACAAGTGGCGCAAAGCGTGTAAAATATGGCTTAGATCAGGTCTGCAAAAGAAAAAGCGCAGGAAAGGAAGCGAATGCAATGCAGGAAATTCAGGTGACGTACCTAAACCACAGCGGGTTCCGCGTGGTCGTGGACGGCCTGTGCATGGTGTTCGACTATTGGCCTGGGGAAACGGGAGAATCCGGCCGCCTCACTCGGGCCGACCTCGCGGGATATGAACAGGTCATCGTCTTCGTCAGCCACGGCCACCCGGATCACTTTACCCCTGAAATTTACGACTGGATGGAGCCGCAGCGCGTACACTACGTGCTCGGGGACGATGTGCCGGAACCCTACATCGGAAAGCGCATGCAGCCAGGCGCGGAGACGCGCATCGGCGGCGCGTTCATCACCGCCTACGATTCGACCGACCTGGGCGTATCGTTCCTCGTTCGCTACCACGGGGCGACCCTATTCCACGCGGGCGACCTCAACCTTTGGCACTGGCGCGACGTTTCCACGACGAAGGAAATCGAGGACGCGGAGCGCGCCTTCAACAGGGCCGTTAAGCCTTTGGAAGGGCTGGACATCGACGTCGCCTTCTTCCCCGTCGATCCGCGTCAGGGCAGCCTGTACGACGCGGGGGCCGGGTACTTCGCCATGGCCGTCAAGCCCCGCCTGATGATCCCCATGCACTGGCAGGGACGAGTGGACGTAGCGCAGGAATTCGTACGCCTCAACCGCTCCCGCCGCACGGAGATGGTGGCGCTCACCCGTCCCTTTGAGAGCACGATCTACTACCGGCAGGAAAACGAAGCGCCAAGCGCGAACGTCCCTTCAGAGCCGGAGCAGGCGACGCTACAGCCTGACGCGCCGGAGGTCCCGCCAAAGCCGCCGCAAGACGGCGAAACCCCTGCGGAACCCCGGGAGAGCTGAGCGAACAGCGGCGCTCTTGACCGCATGCTGCGGCCAAACTTCATAAGGGAGGATTGAGCATGAACTTTACCATGGCGCACGCGAACCTGAACGTCCTCGATCTCGATCGCAGCCTCGCTTTTTACCAGGAAGCGCTGGGCCTTTGCGTGCAGCGCGACAAGACCGCGGACGACGGAAGCTTCCGCATCGTCTTTCTCGCGGACGGCCGTTCCAGCAGCTGCCTGGAGCTGACGTGGCTGCGCGACAAGGGAACGCCCTATAACCTGGGCGATAACGAATCGCACATCTGCTACACGGTGGACGATTATGAAGCCGCCCACGCAAAGCACGCAGAGATGGGCTGCATCTGCTTTGAAAATGAACAGATGGGGCTGTACTTCATCCATGATCCTGACGGTTATTGGATTGAAATTGTTCCCGAAAAGCGCTGAAAAAACCAACCAATTTATTGAGGGCCAGCGCGGCACAAGCCGCGCCGGCCTTTTTGCAGCCTCCGCAAGCGCTTCGTTTTTTTTGCCAAACCTCTTGCTTTTCCGTGCTAAAGCGATCATAATAATCGATAACCCGGCGACGGGCCAAACTTATCACCATCAGAAAGAGGGGGCTCATTACATGAAACGCGTCTACAATTTCTCGCCCGGTCCTTCCATGCTCGCCCTTCCCGTCCTGGAACAGGTTCAAAAGGACCTCGTCTCCTATGGTTCTACGGGCATGTCCGTGATGGAGATGAGTCATCGATCAAAGATGTATCAGGAAATCTTCGACCAAGCCGTCGAATTGCTCAAAGAGCTCATGCACGTGCCGGAAAACTATAAGGTATTGCTCTTGCAGGGCGGTGCGACGCAGCAGTTCTCCGCTGTGCCGCTCAACCTGATGAAGACGGGCAGGGCCGATTACGTGGACAGCGGCAATTTTGCGCACCTCGCAGCCGAGGAAGCGAAGCGCTACGGCGAGGTCCGCATCGCGGGCTCTTCGCGCGCGGAAAACTACACCTTTGTGCCGGAAGCAGACGTCTCCCCGGAGGCGGATTACGTGCACATCACCACGAATAACACGATTTACGGCACGCGCTTCACGGCGCTTCCGGACACGAAGGGCGTCCCGCTGGTCGCGGATATGTCCTCGAATATCCTTTCCGAGCCGTATGACGTCTCCCGGTTCGGTGTCGTCTACGCCGGCGCGCAGAAGAACATCGGGCCGGCGGGGCTGTGTGTGCTGATCGTGCGCGAGGATCTGCTCGGCCGCGCCCATCCGCTCTGCCCCAAGCTGCTCAACTGGCAGGTCGAAGCGGAGGCAAATTCCATGTACAATACGCCCAATACGTTTGCCATCTACGTGGCGAAGCTGGGCTTTGAATGGCTGCGTTCCCTCGGCGGAGTCGAGGCGATCGAAAAGGTCAACGTCGAAAAGGCCGCGCTGCTCTACGACTACCTGGACGACAGCCGCCTGTTCAAACCCACGGCGCAAAAGGCGTTCCGTTCGCGCATGAACGTGACCTTCGTCACCGGCGACCCGGACAAGGACGCGCAGTTCGTGAAGGAGGCTGCAGCGGCGGGGCTCGTAAACCTCAAGGGGCACCGCACGGTCGGCGGCATGCGCGCAAGCATCTACAACGCCATGCCCGTCGAGGGGGTGAAGGCGCTGGTGGACTTCATGAAGCAGTTTGAGATGAAGAACGCGTAAGGAGGCAGCGATATGTACAAGATTCAAACGCTCAACGCGATTTCGGACGTGATCTTCGGCCAGCTCGGCGATCGCTATACGGTTTCTCCCGACATGCAGGAACCGGACGCCATCCTCGTTCGCAGCGCCGCGATGCAGGACACCGCCCTTCCGGATTCGCTGCTCAGCATCGCGCGGGCAGGCGCAGGCGTCAACAACATCCCGGTGGACAAATGCTCGCAGCTCGGCATCTGTGTTTTTAATACGCCGGGCGCAAATGCGGGCGCGGTCTGCGAGCTGACGCTGGCCGGTCTGCTGCTTTCCGGCCGCGACGTGACGGGCGGCGTGGAGTGGGCTAAGACGCTCAAGGGGCAGGGCGCGGCGGTCGAAAAGCAGGTCGAAAAGGGGAAGGGGCAGTTTGTGGGGCCGGAGATCGCGGGCAAACGGCTGGGCGTCGTGGGCCTGGGCGCGATCGGCCTGCGCGTCGCCAACGCGGCGGCTGCTCTGGGCATGAACGTGATGGGCTTCGACCCGGCGATCACGGTCGAACACGCCTGGCTGCTTTCCCGCCAGATCGAACGCGCGGGCTCGCTGGACGAGCTTCTCGCCGCGTGCGATTACGTGACGCTGCATGTGCCGCTGACCGACGGAACGCGCGGCATGATCGGAACCGACGCGCTTCGCAAGGTGAAAAAGGGCGTCCGCGTCCTGAACTTCTCCCGTGGGGGATTGGTAGACAGCGCGGCGATGCTGTCAGCTCTCGCGGACGGCACGGTCGCCCGCTACGTCACGGACTTCCCATCTGACGATCTGCTCCTGGTAAAGAACGTCCTGTGCATCCCGCACCTGGGCGCTTCGACGCCCGAATCTGAGGAGAACTGCGCGGTCATGGCGGCTCGTCAGACGCGCGACTATCTGGAGAACGGCTCGATTCAAAACAGCGTCAACCTGCCGGATGTGGCGCTCGCCCCGGTGAGCAAGCCGCGCATCTGCCTGATCCACCAGAATATCCCCAACGTGCTGGGCTCGATCACGGCGGCTGTTTCCGCACAGCGCCTGAACATCTCCGATCTCGTGAACCGTTCGCGCGCGTCTCTGGCCTATACCGTCGTCGACCTGGACGAAATGCCGCAAAACCCCGATGCGTTGCAGACGTCGCTCGCTGCCATCGATGGAATGCTGCGCGTCCGCATGCTCGGCATGTAAGTTTCCAAAAAAGAAGCTCCGAAAGCGGTATTGGCCGCCTTCGGAGCTTCTGGCCATCGACCAAGTCGATGGCCTCGTGCAAAAAGAAGGTTCATTTTGCACGAATGTCACGGGTGATGTTTTCCTCCGCAAATGCTGCGCATTTGACTACGGAAAACGCCCCGCCCGACCGGCAAAGCCGGTCGATACGATTCCACATGAAGGGGGAAGCTTCCCCTTCATACATCCCCTTTTACAAGACGATACTTTGTCAACTGTCTGAAGCTCCGAAAGCGGTATTCGCTGCCTTCGGAGCTTCTTTCTTTTACTTTATCGGCCCGCCCTTGTGGCAGGAGAGGAGCGCGCCGCCGGTAACCGGACGTCCGCTCTTTCCGCCCTTCGGGGGCGCGTCGCAGGAGCCGTCGCACAGGCGCGATCCATGCGCCTCGTGAGGGGGCGTTTCGGGCTTGTCTTTGAGCTGCGCCGGGGTGAGCACGTGCGCGCGGGAGAGCGCAAGCTTGGCGCAGGCGGGGCCCGCCAGCTCGTAGAGCACCGCTGAGGACAGGATGACGGTGGAAAGCAACGCGCCCATTTCCGGGGAGAGGATGCGCTCGCCCAGCGCTGCCAGTCCGATGGACACACCCGCGTTCGGAATCAGCGCGAGGCCCAGGTAGCGGCGAACCTCCGGCGTATCGCGGATGATCGCGGCGCCCATGCTCGCGCCCAGGAACTTGCCCGCGATGCGGACGAAGAAATACGTGATGCCGATGACCCCCGCCGTCGCCAGAGCGGGCACGTTGAGGCGCATGCCGGATACGACGAAGAAGATCGTCAGGATCGGCGGCGTAAACCGGTCGACCTTCTTAAACAGCGTCTCGCCCTTGGAGATATTGGCGTGCACCGCGCCGAGCACCATGCACGAGAGCAGCGGCGAAATGTTCACCGCCGAGCACACGCCCGACAGTTCCAGCAGCATGATGACCACCAACAGCAGGCGGTTGTAGGAGGAATGCACGTGGCGCAGCAGCGCCTTGAGCAGCAACGCAAGCCCCACGCCCAGCGCGATGGCGACGGCATTGTACACGATGGGCAGCACGACGGTCGCCATCATGGAGCCAGACGTGCTTTCGGACATCTGGGCGATTGCCGCGCATACGCTGAAGGCAAGCAGAGAGACCGCATCGTCAAGCGCGACCACCTGCAGCAGCGTATCCACAAAGTGGCCCTTCGCCTTGTACTGGCGGATGGTCATCAGCGTGGAGGCCGGGGCGGTGGCGGAGGCGATCGCGCCCAGCAACAGCGAGAAAGCCAGCGGCAGGTGGAAGATGAAGAGCATCGCCAGCGTCACTAGAAGGGCGGCGACCAGCGATTCCATCGCCGTCAGAAAGAAGATCTTGCCTCCGCTTCGCTTCAGAGACGACCATTTAAAATAGCGTCCCGTGCCAAAGGCGATGAAAGCCAGGGCGATATCCGTAACGAAGCTCATCGAGTTCACCATAGGCGCGTCCACCAGCTTGAGGCAATACGGCCCGATGAAGATACCCGCGAGAATATAGCCCGTCACGTTCGGCAG harbors:
- a CDS encoding MBL fold metallo-hydrolase, whose translation is MQEIQVTYLNHSGFRVVVDGLCMVFDYWPGETGESGRLTRADLAGYEQVIVFVSHGHPDHFTPEIYDWMEPQRVHYVLGDDVPEPYIGKRMQPGAETRIGGAFITAYDSTDLGVSFLVRYHGATLFHAGDLNLWHWRDVSTTKEIEDAERAFNRAVKPLEGLDIDVAFFPVDPRQGSLYDAGAGYFAMAVKPRLMIPMHWQGRVDVAQEFVRLNRSRRTEMVALTRPFESTIYYRQENEAPSANVPSEPEQATLQPDAPEVPPKPPQDGETPAEPRES
- a CDS encoding VOC family protein, with amino-acid sequence MNFTMAHANLNVLDLDRSLAFYQEALGLCVQRDKTADDGSFRIVFLADGRSSSCLELTWLRDKGTPYNLGDNESHICYTVDDYEAAHAKHAEMGCICFENEQMGLYFIHDPDGYWIEIVPEKR
- the serC gene encoding 3-phosphoserine/phosphohydroxythreonine transaminase codes for the protein MKRVYNFSPGPSMLALPVLEQVQKDLVSYGSTGMSVMEMSHRSKMYQEIFDQAVELLKELMHVPENYKVLLLQGGATQQFSAVPLNLMKTGRADYVDSGNFAHLAAEEAKRYGEVRIAGSSRAENYTFVPEADVSPEADYVHITTNNTIYGTRFTALPDTKGVPLVADMSSNILSEPYDVSRFGVVYAGAQKNIGPAGLCVLIVREDLLGRAHPLCPKLLNWQVEAEANSMYNTPNTFAIYVAKLGFEWLRSLGGVEAIEKVNVEKAALLYDYLDDSRLFKPTAQKAFRSRMNVTFVTGDPDKDAQFVKEAAAAGLVNLKGHRTVGGMRASIYNAMPVEGVKALVDFMKQFEMKNA
- a CDS encoding NAD(P)-dependent oxidoreductase encodes the protein MYKIQTLNAISDVIFGQLGDRYTVSPDMQEPDAILVRSAAMQDTALPDSLLSIARAGAGVNNIPVDKCSQLGICVFNTPGANAGAVCELTLAGLLLSGRDVTGGVEWAKTLKGQGAAVEKQVEKGKGQFVGPEIAGKRLGVVGLGAIGLRVANAAAALGMNVMGFDPAITVEHAWLLSRQIERAGSLDELLAACDYVTLHVPLTDGTRGMIGTDALRKVKKGVRVLNFSRGGLVDSAAMLSALADGTVARYVTDFPSDDLLLVKNVLCIPHLGASTPESEENCAVMAARQTRDYLENGSIQNSVNLPDVALAPVSKPRICLIHQNIPNVLGSITAAVSAQRLNISDLVNRSRASLAYTVVDLDEMPQNPDALQTSLAAIDGMLRVRMLGM
- a CDS encoding cation:proton antiporter, with product MPTLALQLNDTARVILCLGTTLLAAFAFSRLTKLMHLPNVTGYILAGIFIGPYCLKLVDAPMVNSMSFVTDIALAFIAFGTGRYFKWSSLKRSGGKIFFLTAMESLVAALLVTLAMLFIFHLPLAFSLLLGAIASATAPASTLMTIRQYKAKGHFVDTLLQVVALDDAVSLLAFSVCAAIAQMSESTSGSMMATVVLPIVYNAVAIALGVGLALLLKALLRHVHSSYNRLLLVVIMLLELSGVCSAVNISPLLSCMVLGAVHANISKGETLFKKVDRFTPPILTIFFVVSGMRLNVPALATAGVIGITYFFVRIAGKFLGASMGAAIIRDTPEVRRYLGLALIPNAGVSIGLAALGERILSPEMGALLSTVILSSAVLYELAGPACAKLALSRAHVLTPAQLKDKPETPPHEAHGSRLCDGSCDAPPKGGKSGRPVTGGALLSCHKGGPIK